GCCCAGGTGGCCCTGTTCTACCTGCCCGGCCATGCCACCGAGCTCTACGCCCTGGATCATCATGATCCCTTCTCCGACGCCAACGTCATCGCCCGGGGCATCGTCGGCGATAGCCAGGGAGAGCCGGTGGTGGCGTCACCGATCTACAAGCAGCACTTCCGGCTTGGCGACGGCCAGTGCCTGGAAGACGAGGCGGTGCGGCTGCGCTGCTGGCCGGTGCGCTTCGAGGGGGAGCGGGTCCTGATCGACCTGGGCTGACATCCCGCCCGGGCGCGGCCAGCCCTGGCGCGGCCAGGGTGCGGCGGCTATGCTGCCTAGCATAAGCCTCATATTGCAGCGCACCATATCGTCCCGTCGGGCCCCGTGCCTGCACACGCCCCAGGGGAATCCCATGGCCGACCCCAAGACCATCGATCTCGCCCTGCAGGGCGGCGGCGCCCACGGCGCCTTCACCTGGGGAGTACTGGACAAGCTGCTCGAGGACCCGCGCATTCGCATCGAGGGCATCAGCGGCACCAGCGCCGGGGCCATGAACGCGGTGATCATGGCCGACGCCCTGACCCGCGGCGATGAGACCACCGCCCGCGAGGCCCTGGAGCGCTTCTGGCGAGCGGTCAGCCGGGCCGCCATGGGCAGCCCCATCCGCCGCTCGCCGCTGGACGTGATGAGCGGCACCTGGAGCCTCGATCATTCGCCGGGCTTTCTGTGGCTCGACCTGATGACCCGGCTGGTGTCGCCCTACCAGTTCAACCCGATGAACCTCAACCCGCTGCGCGACCTGCTTATCGAGCATGTCGACTTCGCCCGCGTGCGCGCCTGCGAGGA
The genomic region above belongs to Halomonas sp. YLGW01 and contains:
- the nirD gene encoding nitrite reductase small subunit NirD, with the translated sequence MTQTWHPLCGKGDLVAFSGVAAWIETPEGPAQVALFYLPGHATELYALDHHDPFSDANVIARGIVGDSQGEPVVASPIYKQHFRLGDGQCLEDEAVRLRCWPVRFEGERVLIDLG